Proteins from a single region of Primulina tabacum isolate GXHZ01 chromosome 5, ASM2559414v2, whole genome shotgun sequence:
- the LOC142545264 gene encoding uncharacterized protein LOC142545264 isoform X2 — protein sequence MGLSASKCDARAASSPSSGAVVRRNRSTRSRLFKSSCLGNRFDDDDETQVSDCPGEENGNTVCCLTESKTVASPVSAEIYRKDVADQNDHTNCITSDVELDEWGESSFTDPVSSQHNASRVVSSQSLNPPSRFLSRFSFYPGNLSFRLSRAKSLGSSNPYPTTSTNVTISNDEEEVSHVSRRIRSQGCEIFPTCFNNRPFRMRRGHCASNDLHFSPYGSDYSDNLQDNQRMNSRRDMVISGGDARIDCTRNLFSHINNSNTDGAVLRLANRRVAAPERIERNIRFSRTLSVGRLRDRVLRRSLVPDLDLYRFQQNREVRHGSQVAERHGSGDAPGDVMSYGHDISLPVSSGNASSNMSISFYDTQNQEFEIPRARDTGYHDVVEHPSNFIERRRRIRSQVRALQRLGSRLENLSGHDRSCILSGQHLGGRCTCRIAAPEVSSNDEATARASISRIGMLAEALFEQSVALSTRNTASFVASIPAPNQVVESLPLKIFSKLKRKPSDEAAQCYICLVEYEDGDSMRILPCHHEYHRACVDKWLKEIHRVCPLCRGDICRLDSLTT from the exons ATGGGGTTGAGCGCTAGCAAGTGCGATGCACGTGCCGCGTCGTCGCCGTCATCTGGAGCTGTTGTACGGAGGAACCGGTCCACCAGAAGCAGGCTGTTCAAATCTTCTTGCCTCGGAAATCGCTTCGATGATGATGATGAAACCCAG GTATCTGATTGCCCTGGTGAAGAGAATGGAAATACTGTCTGTTGTCTGACTGAGTCGAAAACAGTTGCTTCTCCAGTTTCGGCTGAAATTTACAGGAAAGATGTAGCTGACCAAAATGATCACACGAACTGCATTACCTCTGATGTCGAGCTCGATGAGTGGGGTGAATCAAGCTTCACTGATCCTGTGTCTAGTCAACACAATGCATCTCGAGTTGTGTCTTCTCAGTCACTTAATCCTCCTAGTCGTTTCCTTTCTCGCTTCAGTTTTTATCCTGGAAACTTAAGCTTCCGGCTGAGCCGGGCAAAAAGTTTGGGCTCCTCAAATCCTTATCCCACTACTTCTACGAATGTCACAATTTCgaatgatgaagaagaagttaGTCATGTCAGTAGACGTATCAGGTCACAAGGTTGTGAAATCTTTCCTACGTGTTTTAATAATAGACCTTTCAGAATGAGGCGTGGGCATTGTGCATCTAATGATTTGCATTTCAGCCCTTATGGTTCTGATTATTCCGATAATTTGCAAGATAATCAAAGGATGAATTCTAGACGTGACATGGTGATCAGTGGAGGTGATGCAAGAATAGACTGTACTCggaatttattttctcatatAAACAATAGCAACACAGATGGTGCAGTACTAAGACTTGCCAACAGAAGAGTTGCTGCTCCGGAACGAATAGAACGGAACATTCGATTCAGCAGAACCTTAAGCGTTGGAAGGCTTCGTGACAGAGTCCTTCGCAGATCACTTGTTCCTGATTTAGATCTATATCGTTTTCAACAAAACAGGGAAGTGAGACATGGTAGTCAAGTTGCTGAGAGACATGGTTCAGGTGATGCACCAGGGGACGTGATGTCCTATGGACATGATATTAGTCTGCCGGTTTCTTCTGGTAATGCCTCATCAAACATGTCAATATCCTTTTATGATACTCAAAACCAAGAATTTGAAATCCCACGAGCTAGGGACACTGGATACCATGATGTCGTGGAGCATCCATCAAATTTTATTGAACGTAGAAGAAGAATAAGATCTCAG GTACGGGCACTTCAACGACTAGGAAGCCGTTTAGAGAATCTCTCTGGCCATGACAGGTCTTGCATTTTATCTGGTCAGCATCTAGGTGGTCGTTGCACTTGTCGCATTGCTGCCCCAGAGGTTAGTTCAAATGATGAAGCTACTGCAAGGGCTAGCATCTCTAGAATCGGCATGTTAGCAGAGGCTTTATTCGAG CAATCTGTTGCTTTATCCACTCGGAACACTGCATCCTTCGTTGCATCCATTCCAGCACCCAACCAAGTGGTGGAGTCACTGcctttgaaaatatttagtaaaTTGAAAAGGAAGCCAAGTGATGAAGCTGCACA ATGTTACATATGCCTTGTTGAATACGAGGATGGAGATAGCATGAGGATACTGCCTTGCCATCACGAATACCACAGAGCATGTGTGGATAAATGGCTCAAAGAAATTCACAG GGTTTGCCCTCTTTGTCGAGGGGACATTTGCAGACTCGACTCCTTAACCACATGA
- the LOC142545264 gene encoding uncharacterized protein LOC142545264 isoform X1, whose amino-acid sequence MGLSASKCDARAASSPSSGAVVRRNRSTRSRLFKSSCLGNRFDDDDETQVSDCPGEENGNTVCCLTESKTVASPVSAEIYRKDVADQNDHTNCITSDVELDEWGESSFTDPVSSQHNASRVVSSQSLNPPSRFLSRFSFYPGNLSFRLSRAKSLGSSNPYPTTSTNVTISNDEEEVSHVSRRIRSQGCEIFPTCFNNRPFRMRRGHCASNDLHFSPYGSDYSDNLQDNQRMNSRRDMVISGGDARIDCTRNLFSHINNSNTDGAVLRLANRRVAAPERIERNIRFSRTLSVGRLRDRVLRRSLVPDLDLYRFQQNREVRHGSQVAERHGSGDAPGDVMSYGHDISLPVSSGNASSNMSISFYDTQNQEFEIPRARDTGYHDVVEHPSNFIERRRRIRSQVRALQRLGSRLENLSGHDRSCILSGQHLGGRCTCRIAAPEVSSNDEATARASISRIGMLAEALFEVLDEIHQQSVALSTRNTASFVASIPAPNQVVESLPLKIFSKLKRKPSDEAAQCYICLVEYEDGDSMRILPCHHEYHRACVDKWLKEIHRVCPLCRGDICRLDSLTT is encoded by the exons ATGGGGTTGAGCGCTAGCAAGTGCGATGCACGTGCCGCGTCGTCGCCGTCATCTGGAGCTGTTGTACGGAGGAACCGGTCCACCAGAAGCAGGCTGTTCAAATCTTCTTGCCTCGGAAATCGCTTCGATGATGATGATGAAACCCAG GTATCTGATTGCCCTGGTGAAGAGAATGGAAATACTGTCTGTTGTCTGACTGAGTCGAAAACAGTTGCTTCTCCAGTTTCGGCTGAAATTTACAGGAAAGATGTAGCTGACCAAAATGATCACACGAACTGCATTACCTCTGATGTCGAGCTCGATGAGTGGGGTGAATCAAGCTTCACTGATCCTGTGTCTAGTCAACACAATGCATCTCGAGTTGTGTCTTCTCAGTCACTTAATCCTCCTAGTCGTTTCCTTTCTCGCTTCAGTTTTTATCCTGGAAACTTAAGCTTCCGGCTGAGCCGGGCAAAAAGTTTGGGCTCCTCAAATCCTTATCCCACTACTTCTACGAATGTCACAATTTCgaatgatgaagaagaagttaGTCATGTCAGTAGACGTATCAGGTCACAAGGTTGTGAAATCTTTCCTACGTGTTTTAATAATAGACCTTTCAGAATGAGGCGTGGGCATTGTGCATCTAATGATTTGCATTTCAGCCCTTATGGTTCTGATTATTCCGATAATTTGCAAGATAATCAAAGGATGAATTCTAGACGTGACATGGTGATCAGTGGAGGTGATGCAAGAATAGACTGTACTCggaatttattttctcatatAAACAATAGCAACACAGATGGTGCAGTACTAAGACTTGCCAACAGAAGAGTTGCTGCTCCGGAACGAATAGAACGGAACATTCGATTCAGCAGAACCTTAAGCGTTGGAAGGCTTCGTGACAGAGTCCTTCGCAGATCACTTGTTCCTGATTTAGATCTATATCGTTTTCAACAAAACAGGGAAGTGAGACATGGTAGTCAAGTTGCTGAGAGACATGGTTCAGGTGATGCACCAGGGGACGTGATGTCCTATGGACATGATATTAGTCTGCCGGTTTCTTCTGGTAATGCCTCATCAAACATGTCAATATCCTTTTATGATACTCAAAACCAAGAATTTGAAATCCCACGAGCTAGGGACACTGGATACCATGATGTCGTGGAGCATCCATCAAATTTTATTGAACGTAGAAGAAGAATAAGATCTCAG GTACGGGCACTTCAACGACTAGGAAGCCGTTTAGAGAATCTCTCTGGCCATGACAGGTCTTGCATTTTATCTGGTCAGCATCTAGGTGGTCGTTGCACTTGTCGCATTGCTGCCCCAGAGGTTAGTTCAAATGATGAAGCTACTGCAAGGGCTAGCATCTCTAGAATCGGCATGTTAGCAGAGGCTTTATTCGAG GTTCTCGATGAAATTCACCAGCAATCTGTTGCTTTATCCACTCGGAACACTGCATCCTTCGTTGCATCCATTCCAGCACCCAACCAAGTGGTGGAGTCACTGcctttgaaaatatttagtaaaTTGAAAAGGAAGCCAAGTGATGAAGCTGCACA ATGTTACATATGCCTTGTTGAATACGAGGATGGAGATAGCATGAGGATACTGCCTTGCCATCACGAATACCACAGAGCATGTGTGGATAAATGGCTCAAAGAAATTCACAG GGTTTGCCCTCTTTGTCGAGGGGACATTTGCAGACTCGACTCCTTAACCACATGA
- the LOC142545266 gene encoding uncharacterized protein LOC142545266: protein MGKKPTAADANFKDEKLHEAARSGDIEAVQAVCSANPLAVDSRDRHSRTPLHLAAWSGHAEVVNYLCNNKADIGAAAMDDMGAIHFAAQKGHLEVVKILHTSGVSIKSYNRKGMTALHYAAQGSHLELVKYLVKKGANLDAKNKAGKTAVDFASSEEVQSFLMEWKNVSGKSVGVGGEKREKGEQESAHEETTESVDDALDGDKIAEDDLDGDKIAEDENDETLKRKGVEETRENQQEAKKSKVSLNHLLAADDTQEEEEDM from the exons ATGGGCAAGAAGCCAACTGCGGCTGACGcaaatttcaaggacgaaaaaTTGCACGAGGCGGCTCGATCGGGAGACATAGAGGCTGTGCAAGCAGTATGCAGCGCCAATCCTCTCGCCGTTGACTCACGTGACAGGCACTCTCGCACCCC ATTACATCTAGCAGCATGGTCTGGCCATGCCGAGGTTGTAAATTATCTCTGCAACAACAAGGCCGATATCGGTGCTGCTGCCATGGATGACATGGGTGCGATTCATTTTGCTGCTCAAAAGGGTCATCTTGAGGTTGTCAAGATTCTTCATACATCCGGAGTCTCCATCAAATCTTATAATCGTAAGGGCATGACTGCTCTTCATTATGCTGCTCAAGGTTCTCACCTCGAACTCGTCAAGTATTTAGTGAAGAAAGGTGCAAATCTGGATGCAAAGAACAAGGCTGGAAAAACTGCTGTGGATTTTGCAAGCAGTGAAGAGGTGCAGAGTTTTTTGATGGAATGGAAAAATGTATCTGGTAAATCCGTTGGAGTTGGTGGTGAGAAGAGGGAAAAGGGTGAACAAGAATCTGCACACGAGGAGACTACTGAGAGCGTTGATGATGCTCTAGATGGAGATAAAATAGCCGAAGATGATCTAGATGGAGATAAAATAGCCGAAGATGAAAATGACGAAACGTTGAAGAGAAAAGGTGTTGAGGAAACTAGAGAAAACCAACAAGAAGCAAAGAAGTCAAAGGTTTCTCTGAATCATCTTCTAGCTGCAGATGACACACAAGAAGAGGAAGAAGATATGTGA
- the LOC142545267 gene encoding LOW QUALITY PROTEIN: putative polyamine transporter At1g31830 (The sequence of the model RefSeq protein was modified relative to this genomic sequence to represent the inferred CDS: inserted 1 base in 1 codon) — MEDYNGAEYVGINSIHSPSTNHGRKVSILPLVFLIFYEVSGGPFGIEDSVNAAGPLLALAGFLIFPLIWSVPEALITAEMGTMFPENGGYVVWVSSALGPFWGFQQGWMKWLSGVIDNALYPVLFLDYLKSGIPALGGGLPRVISVLAVTVVLTYMNYRGLVIVGWVAVILGIFSILPXVVMGFISIPKLQPKRWLVANVHKVDWNLYLNTLFWNLNYWDSISTLAGEVENPQKTLPTALFYALILVVLGYFFPLLAGTGAMPLQRELWTDGYFSDVAKIIGGVWLRWWIQGAAAMSNMGMFVAEMSSDSFQLLGMAERGMLPEFFAKRSRYGTPLVGILFSASGVILLSWLSFQEIVAAENFMYCFGMILEFLAFIRLRMIAPTAPRPYKIPVGTVGAILMCVPPTILIGVVLAFASLKVMIVSLVAVMLGLILYPCLKQSEKKRWFRFSTSPDLPDFHTSTRENESLID; from the exons ATGGAGGATTATAATGGTGCAGAATACGTGGGAATTAATTCAATTCATTCTCCTAGCACAAATCATGGTAGGAAGGTCTCAATCTTACCCCTTGTTTTCCTCATATTCTACGAGGTATCGGGTGGGCCATTTGGTATTGAGGATAGCGTTAATGCAGCTGGTCCTCTTCTTGCTCTTGCTGGTTTCTTGATATTCCCTCTCATATGGAGTGTTCCCGAAGCCTTAATAACCGCTGAAATGGGCACTATGTTTCCGGAAAATGGTGGCTATGTAGTTTGGGTTTCGTCAGCTTTGGGACCATTCTGGGGTTTTCAGCAAGGGTGGATGAAATGGCTAAGTGGGGTGATTGATAATGCACTTTACCCAGTATTGTTTCTTGATTATCTAAAATCGGGGATTCCTGCATTAGGTGGTGGTCTGCCAAGGGTTATATCCGTTCTGGCCGTAACGGTTGTCCTAACGTACATGAATTACCGAGGCTTAGTAATTGTTGGATGGGTTGCTGTGATTCTTGGAATCTTCTCGATTCTTC TTGTGGTCATGGGATTCATTTCGATCCCGAAATTGCAGCCTAAAAGATGGCTAGTTGCAAACGTACACAAAGTGGACTGGAATTTGTATCTCAACACGCTCTTCTGGAACCTGAATTATTGGGACTCGATAAGTACCTTGGCAGGGGAAGTAGAAAACCCCCAAAAAACTCTTCCAACTGCCCTCTTCTACGCACTAATTCTTGTTGTTCTAGGATATTTCTTTCCTCTACTAGCCGGGACAGGAGCTATGCCTCTGCAACGTGAATTATGGACCGATGGGTACTTCTCTGATGTGGCAAAAATTATAGGTGGAGTGTGGCTGAGATGGTGGATTCAGGGGGCTGCTGCTATGTCGAATATGGGGATGTTTGTGGCGGAAATGAGCAGCGATTCATTTCAGCTTCTTGGCATGGCGGAAAGAGGGATGCTTCCTGAATTCTTTGCTAAGCGGTCTCGATATGGAACTCCTCTAGTCGGGATCTTGTTTTCTGCTTCTGGTGTGATCCTGCTTTCTTGGCTGAGCTTTCAAGAAATCGTGGCTGCAGAAAATTTCATGTACTGCTTTGGAATGATTCTGGAATTTCTAGCATTCATACGACTTAGAATGATCGCCCCTACTGCACCTCGGCCTTACAAGATACCAGTAGGGACAGTTGGTGCTATCTTGATGTGTGTCCCTCCAACCATATTAATTGGTGTGGTATTGGCCTTTGCTTCGCTTAAAGTCATGATTGTTAGCCTCGTTGCTGTCATGCTTGGGCTGATACTGTACCCCTGTCTTAAGCAGAGTGAGAAGAAGAGATGGTTTAGATTTTCCACGAGTCCCGATCTTCCTGACTTTCATACAAGTACTCGGGAGAACGAATCTTTGATAGACTAG